The following is a genomic window from Listeria swaminathanii.
TCCATTTTTTCTAGTCCGCTAATACAGCGAAGCAAAGTAGTTTTTCCACCACCAGATGGCCCAACAATAGAAAGTATTTCACCACCCTGAAGTGTTATATTCACATTATCTAAAATCGTTTTTTGATCAAATTTTTTCGATAGATTTTTAATTTCCAACATTTTCTTCACCTCATTTATAATAACTAAAACGTTTTTCCAGTTGTTTAAATAGTAATGTTAGGATTGCTGTTAATGCTAAGTAGATTGCTGCCACTAATACGAGTGGGATTAAGGTAACGTCTCGACTCATCGCAATTTTCCCTGCTCTTAGCAAGTCGCCAATTCCTAGGATATAAACTAAAGAAGAATCTTTTACTAAGTTGATGACTTCATTACCAATTGCTGGCAAGACGCGTTTAACAACTTGTGGTAAAACGATTTTTCGAAGTGTTTGCCCGTAAGTAAGTCCAAGAACCTTGGCACTTTCATATTGTCCGTTTTCGATAGAGAGAAAGCCGCCACGGAAAATCTCTGCAAAATACGCAGCATAATTTAAAATAAAGGCAATAAACACGGCATCCATCCGGTCAAAAACAATTCCGATAATCGGTAAACCAAAATAGATAAAAATTAATTGTAAAAGTAAAGGTGTTCCCCGCATTATCCAAATGTAAATATTTAAAATAAATTTAAGTGGTGCTATTTTGCTAATGTTTCCGACTGCCACAACTGCTCCGAGTGGTATCGAACAAACTAATGTGACTGCAAAAACGAGTAGTGTTGTTTTTGCCCCGTCGAGTAAAGCTGGTAAAATTCCCATGATATAATCCATATTTCTTCGCTCCTTTTTTTAGCATAAAAAAATCCCGTCGCACTTGGCACAAATTGGCCAAGAGGACGAGAATAATATTCACGTGGTTCCACCTCAATTTACTGATACTTCGCAGTACCAGCCTCCGTTAGTTCGAGACTAACAAGCTATAACGGGCTTACCCCGAGTTCACCTACTCACTTAATTTTTCAGCAAACCAGCTCCGAGATGTGTTCGATGACGCTATCTTTATCCTTTCGCACCAACCAAGGACTCTCTTCTAAAGAATCACGCTCTACTTGTTCTGTTCGACGCTTTTACTTCTTCTTGCTAATACTCTACCACGATAAAGTGACAGAGTCAACCGTTTTTTATTCAACAAAAAAAGTGGTGCGCGAATCATCATCATTCGCGCGCCACTTTCTCTTAATCTTTCGCAATCAGTAAATAGTCATCCTTTTGTTCAAAGTAGATATTCACTTCAGTTCCTACCCCGCTTTGGGATTGAATGCAGATTTCATGACCTAATTTTTTCGCCATTTGTTTAGCAAGATATAATCCCATACCAGTTGCTTTTTTCTCTTGACGACCAATATTGCCCGTAAAACCTTGTTCAAATACACGTGGTAAATCTTCTTCCTTAATTCCACGACCATTATCTTGAATATGCAACACTTTCTTGCCAGACGCTTCTGTATCGCACCAAACTTTCACTTCGCCGCCGCTCTCTGTGTATTTTAGTGCATTGGACAGGATTTGATCGATAATAAAGCCCAGCCATTTGCTATCCGTGCGTACATCAATATCCACATTTTGTAAATCCAACTTCATTTTCTTCCCAATGAAAAGTTTAGAATGACGTTTGACCGATTCGCGCACAACAGCTCCAAGGTTTTGTTCTTGAATAAAATAATCTTTCGAGAACGTATCCAACCTAGAAAAATAAAGTGCTTGCATAACGAGTTTATCAATCGTCGTTAATTCTTCATCAATTTGTTTGAAAATTGTTTCTGTATCGTTTAAATCTGGATTATTGATTAACATTTTACTAGCGACAACCGGGGTTTTCACTTCATGCACCCAATATAAAATAAAATCATGGTACTCTTGTTGTTTATCTTGTAATTTACTAATTGTCCGTAATTCTTCTTTATGCTTTTTCGCCATCAGCTGATTAAAAAAGGCTTGTTCTCGTGTCCGCGGTTTTGGTAATAATTCAATGATATTTTCTTCAATTTCACCACTAACAAGTTCTTTCATTTCGCGCCAATAACTATATTTAAAGAAATAACCTAGCACTAAATACGAAAGCAAGAAGACTAAAACAAAGACATATAAATAAATGAAATTTCCGAGCGTTAATTTACTATTTGGATCGATGGAAATCAATACCCCGACAAAAAACATAATACTGCAAAAAAACAATAAGAAAAATCGTTTATCTTTTATATAACTCCACCAGTTCATGTCGTACCTCCTCGCTATGGTTAGTTTACTTCATTTGGAATAATTTGAAACGTAGCAAAATCAAACAAGCCTTGATCGGTTAATTTTAATTCTGGGATAACTGGTAAGGTCAAGAACGACAAGGTTAAAAATGGATCAAAACCTTTGGCATGACTAATTTGATTAAAGGCATTTAAAAGACCTGCTAAATCCGTTTCCACTTCTTCATATGGCTTATCGCTAAGAAGACCTGCAATCGGAAGCGCCAAATCATGCAGTACTTTACCAGACGCATCCACTACAGCAATACCGCCACCTGTTTTGGTGATATGGTCAATAGCAGCTTTCATTGCTTCATCACTGACACCAACTGCGACAATATTATGGGAATCATGGGCAACAGTTGTAGCAATCGCGCCTTCTGTTAAACCAAAGCCTTTTACAATACCAACGCCAACACAGCCAGTATCGTGATGCCGCTCTACAACAGCCATTTTGAGCAAATCATTTTCTACAGTAGGAATAAATTTCCCGTTTTGAATAGTGACTTGTTCGATGCGCTTTTCTGTAAATAAACTGTTTGGCTGCATTCCGATTACATAGCACGTTTCTTTTGTTAAAGTTAACGCTAAATCTTGCAGGCTTAAATGGTGATTAATTGGTGGTGATACGAACGGTACTGCGGCTTGTTTCCTGAAAGCAGCTTCCTTTCGAACGCCATTTTCCACAACGACTTCTCCATTTTTCAAAACTTTGCTGATTTCTACGGTTTGTAAGTCGGTTAGAAAAACGATATCTGCTTGGTATCCCGCGGCAATCGCGCCGAGATACGGTAAATTATGACAATTAGCCGCATTAATCGTTGCCATTTGGAT
Proteins encoded in this region:
- a CDS encoding amino acid ABC transporter permease, whose amino-acid sequence is MDYIMGILPALLDGAKTTLLVFAVTLVCSIPLGAVVAVGNISKIAPLKFILNIYIWIMRGTPLLLQLIFIYFGLPIIGIVFDRMDAVFIAFILNYAAYFAEIFRGGFLSIENGQYESAKVLGLTYGQTLRKIVLPQVVKRVLPAIGNEVINLVKDSSLVYILGIGDLLRAGKIAMSRDVTLIPLVLVAAIYLALTAILTLLFKQLEKRFSYYK
- a CDS encoding sensor histidine kinase; this encodes MNWWSYIKDKRFFLLFFCSIMFFVGVLISIDPNSKLTLGNFIYLYVFVLVFLLSYLVLGYFFKYSYWREMKELVSGEIEENIIELLPKPRTREQAFFNQLMAKKHKEELRTISKLQDKQQEYHDFILYWVHEVKTPVVASKMLINNPDLNDTETIFKQIDEELTTIDKLVMQALYFSRLDTFSKDYFIQEQNLGAVVRESVKRHSKLFIGKKMKLDLQNVDIDVRTDSKWLGFIIDQILSNALKYTESGGEVKVWCDTEASGKKVLHIQDNGRGIKEEDLPRVFEQGFTGNIGRQEKKATGMGLYLAKQMAKKLGHEICIQSQSGVGTEVNIYFEQKDDYLLIAKD